The nucleotide sequence TTGTGTATAAATCCTATGTCGAAGGTATCCCTGCAACAATTTCTGAAATGAAATCTTGAATTGACATATAATATCCAAACATTCCAAATTTTGTATGGGTCTTGGAAGCTATTGGGGAGAAGTACTTGATGTTCTGGAAGATATAATTCCTGTCTACGATAAGGTCAACTCTGTAATTTCACTTGGCAAGGACAAAGATTTTCGCATTAAAGGAATTTTTGGAAGAGTAAGACAAGGAAATGTGGTATTAGATGCAGGTTCTGGATTTGGAAACATGTCAAAAACTGCATTAAAGATTTGTAATGATGATTTACAAATTACACTTTATGATCCACTGCAACCAATGCTAAAAAATACAAAAAGATTATTTACAAACGATCCAAGTCTAGCTTGCGGAGTGTTTGAACACATTCCATTTCAAGACGAAAAATTTGATGCTGTAATGTGTGGCTATTCATTGCGTGATGCAATCAGTCTTAAAATTGCTATATCTGAAATTCATCGCGTATTAAAAAAAGGTGGCAGATTTGTCATTGTAGATTTGGGAAAGCCAGATAATTCATTTTTAAGATTTGGCGTCTCATTTTATCTTAGAATGATATTGCCAATCATAGCAACTGCGGCAGCAGGCAAACTTGGCTTTAAATTTGGAACTCTTTATAGAACATACAAGTTGTGGCCGAAAAATAAAAAACTTGAATCTCTATTGCTTGACAAATTCTCAAAAGTTGAATTTGAAAAAGGAATGATGGGTGGAGCAATAATGGTTGCTGCATACAAATAGTTTCCAAAACTTTAATTTTGTAACAATACAACTTGTAGTGTGTTAGATTTTTCACTTGATATCATTGGAAATGAATGGATAATCATTGCTTTTGTAGCCATAATTCTGTTTTTAGGACCAAAAAGACTTCCTGATGTATCACGAAAGATTGGAAAGCTTATGGGTGAATACAACAAGACAAAAAATATGGTACAAAACGAATTACAAAAGGCAACTACAAGCTATAATCTTTCAATACAAGGACCAGTGGAGACAGAAAGACAAAAGCTTGAAACAATTGCAAAGTCACTTGGAATTGATTATATCAATAAAACTGATGACGAACTAAAGAATTTGATCGCATCAAAGATGGGTACATCACAGTCATCACAAGGCACCGATAACTCTACACCATAAATTCTCAACAAATTTAAATAGAATATCTCGTCACTCAAGATGGTATAATTTGGTAAAGATAGATCCTTGGCAGAATGCATTAAAACAACTTGACGATGCAGCAAAAATTCTGAAACTTGATCCAGGCGTGCACGAGATGCTTGCAACACCAAAAAAAATTCTTACAGTATCCATTCCAGTTAAAATGGACAACGGAAAGATCAGAGTCTTCACAGGATATAGATCACAGCATAATGATTTTCGAGGTCCCCACAAAGGAGGAATTAGATATCATCCAGGTGTTACACTAGAAGAAGTAAAGGCACTCTCAATGTGGATGACATGGAAGTGTGCCATAGTTGATGTTCCATTTGGTGGAGGAAAAGGTGGAATCATTTGTGATCCAAAGAAATTATCAGCTGGAGAAAAAGAACGAATGACAAGAAGATACGCATATGCCATTTCTGAAATTATTGGACCAGGAAAAGATATTCCAGCTCCTGATGTTTACACTACTGGCAAAGAAATGGCTCAGATTATGGATGTATATAGTGTAATGCATGGACAAGGAGAACCAGCTGTTATAACAGGAAAACCACTTTCTGTAGGAGGCTCTCTTGCTAGAAATGTTGCAACCGGTTTGGGTGTAGCATACTGTGTGAGAGAGGGTGCAAAAAAACTCAAACTAAAACTAAGGGGCGCTAGAGTAGTCATACAAGGATTTGGAAATGCGGGAACATTTGCAGCAGAATACATAGAAAAAATGGGTGCAAAAGTTATTGCAGTTAGTGATTCAAAAGGTTCTATAATAAATCCAAAGGGACTAGATTCAAAAAAAGTTCTTGATTACAAAAACAAACATGGTTCAGTTATTGGATATCCTGGAAGCAAAAAAATAACAACAGAACAACTTCTAACTACACCATGTGATATACTTGTTCCAGCAGCTTTAGAAAATCAAATAACACCAGAGATTGCAAAAAATATCAGGTGTAAGATTATAGCGGAAGCAGCAAACGGACCAACAACACCTGAGGCTGATGTCGTTTTATTCAAGAAAAAAATAATGGTGATACCTGACATTTTGGCAAATTCGGGTGGAGTATGCATATCGTATCTGGAATGGGTACAAAACCTGCAGAGATATTACTGGACATTTGACGAAGTGGCAAAAACTATGGAAAAACATATTGTCAGAGGCTTTAATGACACATACAACTTGGCACAAAAACACAAAGTAGACATGCGAAAAGGCAGCATGGTTTTAGCAGTTAGCCGAGTACTGGAATCGTTTGAAGCACGTGGCCTGTGGCCTTAGGATATCTTCAATAGCAAGGAAAGTCAAGTTAGATTATGGCCAAAGCATTTGTCGCAGTTCATTGCAACACAGGAAAGGAAAATCAAGTAATCAGAGCATTGATGGAAATAAAAGGAATCTCAGAAGTTACAGGTGTTCTTGGACTATATGATGTAATAGTGAAGATAGAGTCAGACGACACTAGGAAACTTGAAGAAATTATTACAAAAAAAGTAAGAACCGTACCTCATATTCTTACAACCATGACACTAGTTGTCATGTAAAAAATTTTACAATGTATTGACTAGATTATAAAATAAAAAGTGATTTTAGTCTGGTTTAGGATGTGCTAAAAGAACTTCCACAGGAACAGCTCTTTGTCACGTTTGGATTGTTGATTTTAAATCCAGCACCCATCAGACTTTCAATATAGTCAACATTTGCACCTTTAAGATAGTCAGCACTATAGCTGTCTATTACCATCTTTACACCATTTTCTTCTATTACAAGATCGTCCTCTTCGGCCTTTTGCTCAAAACCCATTCCATATGAAAGGCCTGAACAACCGCCGCCTTGAACATACACTCTAAGAAATTCTGGCTTATCTGCTTCCTCTTTCATAAAGGCAATTACTTTTTCTGCTGCTTTTGGAGTAATTGTAAGCAGTTTGGTGGTCTGTGAGTTACTCATAACTAATGTGAGTCTTTTAAATTATAATAAGCTTTTCATACTTGACATATTAGGAATCTCGTAAAAAATGGGTTTTTTCTATTTCTTTGACTTATTTACAAAAGCAGTCATTCTTTCCGCTCTGTCGGGATGAGTAAAACATAATCCCCAAGTGTATAACTCCAAGGCAAGTCCTGTATCAATGTCCGAATTTCTGCCTTTGTTAATGGCAATCTTTGACATTCTTACTGCCATTGCAGAATTTTGCGCTATCATCTTTGCCATGTTATTTGCTTCCTCAGAAAGCTTTGACAATTCAATTACTTGGTTTACCAGACCAATTTCTTTTGCTTCATTTGCTTTTACTTGTCGTCCTGTATAGATCAATTCTTTTGCTTTTGCAATTCCAACAATTCTCTGTAATCTTTGTGTTCCACCCCATCCTGGACAAACTCCTATGGTTACTTCGGGCTGACCCATCTTTGCAGTATCTGCCGCAATTCTAATATCGCATGCCAGAGCAAGTTCACATCCTCCCCCTAACGCAAATCCATTTACTGCTGCAATTGTTGGTTTGCTACAATTTTCAACTGTGAAAGTTAGAAGGTGTCCTGTCTTTGCATATGCTTCTGATTCAATTGGTGTGATGGTAGACATGTATGCAATGTCTGCACCTGCAGAAAATGCCTTGTCACCTTCTCCTGTAAGTATGATTACCTTGACAGCGTCATCTTTGTCAATCTCGTTGAAAACTGTAATTAGTTCTTTAGCAACTTCAGTATTCATTGCATTATATTTGTCAGGTCTGTTTATTTT is from Nitrosopumilaceae archaeon and encodes:
- a CDS encoding enoyl-CoA hydratase-related protein, yielding MSLVNVSKSDGVATVKINRPDKYNAMNTEVAKELITVFNEIDKDDAVKVIILTGEGDKAFSAGADIAYMSTITPIESEAYAKTGHLLTFTVENCSKPTIAAVNGFALGGGCELALACDIRIAADTAKMGQPEVTIGVCPGWGGTQRLQRIVGIAKAKELIYTGRQVKANEAKEIGLVNQVIELSKLSEEANNMAKMIAQNSAMAVRMSKIAINKGRNSDIDTGLALELYTWGLCFTHPDRAERMTAFVNKSKK
- the erpA gene encoding iron-sulfur cluster insertion protein ErpA; this translates as MSNSQTTKLLTITPKAAEKVIAFMKEEADKPEFLRVYVQGGGCSGLSYGMGFEQKAEEDDLVIEENGVKMVIDSYSADYLKGANVDYIESLMGAGFKINNPNVTKSCSCGSSFSTS
- a CDS encoding twin-arginine translocase TatA/TatE family subunit, which produces MLDFSLDIIGNEWIIIAFVAIILFLGPKRLPDVSRKIGKLMGEYNKTKNMVQNELQKATTSYNLSIQGPVETERQKLETIAKSLGIDYINKTDDELKNLIASKMGTSQSSQGTDNSTP
- a CDS encoding class I SAM-dependent methyltransferase gives rise to the protein MGLGSYWGEVLDVLEDIIPVYDKVNSVISLGKDKDFRIKGIFGRVRQGNVVLDAGSGFGNMSKTALKICNDDLQITLYDPLQPMLKNTKRLFTNDPSLACGVFEHIPFQDEKFDAVMCGYSLRDAISLKIAISEIHRVLKKGGRFVIVDLGKPDNSFLRFGVSFYLRMILPIIATAAAGKLGFKFGTLYRTYKLWPKNKKLESLLLDKFSKVEFEKGMMGGAIMVAAYK
- a CDS encoding Lrp/AsnC ligand binding domain-containing protein yields the protein MAKAFVAVHCNTGKENQVIRALMEIKGISEVTGVLGLYDVIVKIESDDTRKLEEIITKKVRTVPHILTTMTLVVM
- a CDS encoding Glu/Leu/Phe/Val dehydrogenase, whose product is MVKIDPWQNALKQLDDAAKILKLDPGVHEMLATPKKILTVSIPVKMDNGKIRVFTGYRSQHNDFRGPHKGGIRYHPGVTLEEVKALSMWMTWKCAIVDVPFGGGKGGIICDPKKLSAGEKERMTRRYAYAISEIIGPGKDIPAPDVYTTGKEMAQIMDVYSVMHGQGEPAVITGKPLSVGGSLARNVATGLGVAYCVREGAKKLKLKLRGARVVIQGFGNAGTFAAEYIEKMGAKVIAVSDSKGSIINPKGLDSKKVLDYKNKHGSVIGYPGSKKITTEQLLTTPCDILVPAALENQITPEIAKNIRCKIIAEAANGPTTPEADVVLFKKKIMVIPDILANSGGVCISYLEWVQNLQRYYWTFDEVAKTMEKHIVRGFNDTYNLAQKHKVDMRKGSMVLAVSRVLESFEARGLWP